A window from Cydia strobilella chromosome 9, ilCydStro3.1, whole genome shotgun sequence encodes these proteins:
- the LOC134744463 gene encoding cytochrome P450 6B5-like, with translation MVFLTVVTLAVVVSALLYYYFTRTFSYWEDRNVAGPKPIPFFGNLYKSATRNDTLSGVLKTIYESFPEEKVVGMFRMTTPTLIVRDLDILKNILVKDFDNFANRGVEFSKTGLGQNLFHSEGETWRGLRSRFSPIFTNSKMKNMMYLLNDRGDKFNDYVSEIIATTPEQDVHGMVQKYTMSTITACAFGLDIDTFHGDIEALKRIDKAIFIPKHTLEFDMLFPGALKKLNLSLFPAYISNFFKEIVETVTTERNGKPSNRKDFMDLILEMKNKKQIEVTKKDGDGEAHTIEITNSVIEAQAFIFYAAGYETSASTMGFLLYHLALDTEIQDRLRNEIDEYLKKHGGKIELDTLNELQYLDQVFSETLRMYPILGHLQRKAENDYKIPGLNVTIAKDLIVIASVWGIHHDEKYYPEPEKFDPERFTPENVADRHSFAYLPFGLGPRHCIGMRFARVQSYVCIIRLLSKFRLEAGKNTVRSFSNNPYRGVFAPNKPLYVTINPR, from the exons ATGGTGTTTCTTACGGTAGTGACATTGGCAGTCGTTGTAAGTGCACTACTGTATTATTACTTCACAAGAACGTTCTCTTATTGGGAGGATCGAAATGTTGCCGGACCGAAACCTATACCGTTTTTTGGAAACCTATATAAATCCGCTACGCGCAACGATACACTGAGTGGAGTCCTTAAAACCATATACGAAAGTTTCCCAGAAGAGAAAGTGGTGGGAATGTTCAGGATGACAACTCCAACGCTCATTGTACGAGATCTCGACATTTTAAAGAACATTTTGGTAAAAGATTTCGACAATTTTGCGAATCGAGGCGTGGAGTTCAGCAAAACAGGGCTAGGACAAAACCTGTTTCACTCCGAAGGGGAGACATGGCGAGGACTAAGAAGTCGATTTTCACCCATATTTACAAATTCAAAGATGAAGAATATGATGTATTTGCTCAACGATCGAGGTGATAAGTTCAATGATTACGTAAGTGAGATTATAGCGACGACACCCGAGCAGGACGTCCATGGAATGGTGCAAAAGTACACAATGTCAACGATAACTGCGTGCGCCTTCGGTTTGGATATAGACACCTTTCATGGAGATATTGAAGCTTTAAAAAGAATCGATAAGGCAATATTTATCCCTAAACATACTCTTGAGTTTGACATGCTGTTCCCTGGTGCccttaaaaagttaaatttgtccTTATTTCCTGCGTACATATCGAATTTTTTTAAGGAGATTGTCGAAACTGTAACTACTGAAAGAAACGGAAAGCCATCAAATAGAAAAGACTTTATGGATTTGATATTGGAAATgaagaataaaaaacaaattgaaGTAACCAAAAAGGACGGTGATGGAGAAGCTCATACGATTGAGATAACTAATAGTGTAATAGAAGCACAAGCCTTTATATTTTACGCTGCTGGTTATGAGACCTCAGCTTCGACCATGGGTTTCCTGTTGTATCACCTAGCATTGGACACTGAAATACAGGACAGATTAAGAAATGAGATAGATGAATACCTCAAGAAACATGGAGGAAAAATAGAACTGGATACTTTAAATGAGTTACAATATTTAGATCAAGTTTTTAGTGAAACTCTCAGGATGTACCCGATACTGGGCCATTTACAACGGAAGGCTGAAAACGATTACAAAATACCGGGATTGAACGTAACAATAGCTAAAGATCTAATTGTGATCGCATCTGTTTGGGGTATTCACCACGATGAGAAGTACTACCCAGAACCGGAGAAGTTTGATCCCGAGAGGTTTACTCCAGAAAATGTAGCTGACAGGCATTCCTTTGCGTATTTGCCCTTTGGCCTTGGACCGCGACATTGCATTG GAATGCGGTTTGCTCGCGTGCAGTCCTATGTGTGTATAATCAGATTGCTCTCAAAGTTCCGACTGGAAGCTGGCAAGAACACCGTTCGCTCCTTTTCCAACAACCCATATCGAGGCGTGTTCGCTCCTAACAAGCCCCTCTACGTGACTATTAACCCGCGGTAG